In Oncorhynchus kisutch isolate 150728-3 linkage group LG5, Okis_V2, whole genome shotgun sequence, a genomic segment contains:
- the cidec gene encoding cell death activator CIDE-3 isoform X1: MDYAMKSLSLLSPASLSKCVTASVSASASMTQQLLVGTPRPKPFRVTSADRSIKKGIMADGLRDLLNKAMDSLHVSCVSALVLDEDGTGVDTEEFFLTLQDNAVLMVLEKGQKWTLPQNTHPRIQNELKHQRRKDVARITFDLYKNNPQDFIGCLNVKATLYGTYSVSYDVRCYAAKKMLKEALRWTLFSMQATGHVLLGSSCYIEQLLDEDDRADLSLPPLPQDGKIKQLQSILMGKTAVVGKTAVVGKTAVVGKTAVVGKTAVVGKTAVVGKTAVVGKTAV; this comes from the exons ATGGATTATGCCATGAAGTCCCTCAGTCTCCTGTCCCCTGCCTCACTCTCCAA GTGTGTGACAGCCAGTGTATCAGCCAGTGCCTCCATGACCCAGCAGCTTCTTGTCGGGACTCCTCGACCTAAGCCCTTCCGGGTCACCAGTGCTGACCGCAGCATTAAGAAGGGAATCATGGCTGATGGGCTACGAGACCTACTCAACAaa GCCATGGACTCTCTGCACGTGTCCTGCGTCAGTGCCTTGGTGCTGGATGAAGACGGGACGGGGGTAGATACGGAGGAGTTCTTCCTGACCCTGCAGGACAACGCTGTCCTCATGGTCCTGGAAAAGGGGCAGAAGTGGACACTTCCACAG AACACTCATCCCCGAATTCAAAATGAGCTCAAACACCAGCGCAGAAAAGATGTGGCTAGAATAACCTTTGACCTATACAAGAACAACCCTCAGGATTTCATTGGCTGTCTGAATGTGAAGGCCACGCTGTATGGAACCTACTCTGTGTCCTACGATGTGCGCTGCTACGCTGCCAAGAAGATGCTGAA GGAGGCTCTGAGATGGACCCTGTTCTCCATGCAGGCCACAGGCCATGTCCTCCTGGGCTCCTCCTGCTACATCGAGCAGCTCCTGGATGAGGATGACCGGGCAGACCTGAGCCTGCCACCACTGCCACAGGATGGAAAGATCAAACAACTACAGAGCATCCTGATGGGCAAGACTGCTGTGGTGGGCAAGACTGCTGTGGTGGGCAAGACTGCTGTGGTGGGCAAGACTGCTGTGGTGGGCAAGACTGCTGTGGTGGGCAAGACTGCTGTGGTGGGCAAGACGGCTGTGGTGGGCAAGACGGCTGTGTGA
- the cidec gene encoding cell death activator CIDE-3 isoform X2 has product MDYAMKSLSLLSPASLSKCVTASVSASASMTQQLLVGTPRPKPFRVTSADRSIKKGIMADGLRDLLNKAMDSLHVSCVSALVLDEDGTGVDTEEFFLTLQDNAVLMVLEKGQKWTLPQNTHPRIQNELKHQRRKDVARITFDLYKNNPQDFIGCLNVKATLYGTYSVSYDVRCYAAKKMLKEALRWTLFSMQATGHVLLGSSCYIEQLLDEDDRADLSLPPLPQDGKIKQLQSILMGKTAVVGKTAVVGKTAVVGKTAVVGKTAVVGKTAV; this is encoded by the exons ATGGATTATGCCATGAAGTCCCTCAGTCTCCTGTCCCCTGCCTCACTCTCCAA GTGTGTGACAGCCAGTGTATCAGCCAGTGCCTCCATGACCCAGCAGCTTCTTGTCGGGACTCCTCGACCTAAGCCCTTCCGGGTCACCAGTGCTGACCGCAGCATTAAGAAGGGAATCATGGCTGATGGGCTACGAGACCTACTCAACAaa GCCATGGACTCTCTGCACGTGTCCTGCGTCAGTGCCTTGGTGCTGGATGAAGACGGGACGGGGGTAGATACGGAGGAGTTCTTCCTGACCCTGCAGGACAACGCTGTCCTCATGGTCCTGGAAAAGGGGCAGAAGTGGACACTTCCACAG AACACTCATCCCCGAATTCAAAATGAGCTCAAACACCAGCGCAGAAAAGATGTGGCTAGAATAACCTTTGACCTATACAAGAACAACCCTCAGGATTTCATTGGCTGTCTGAATGTGAAGGCCACGCTGTATGGAACCTACTCTGTGTCCTACGATGTGCGCTGCTACGCTGCCAAGAAGATGCTGAA GGAGGCTCTGAGATGGACCCTGTTCTCCATGCAGGCCACAGGCCATGTCCTCCTGGGCTCCTCCTGCTACATCGAGCAGCTCCTGGATGAGGATGACCGGGCAGACCTGAGCCTGCCACCACTGCCACAGGATGGAAAGATCAAACAACTACAGAGCATCCTGATGGGCAAGACTGCTGTG GTGGGCAAGACTGCTGTGGTGGGCAAGACTGCTGTGGTGGGCAAGACTGCTGTGGTGGGCAAGACGGCTGTGGTGGGCAAGACGGCTGTGTGA
- the LOC109890981 gene encoding G-protein coupled receptor 22-like, translating to METDSYTPTPVPSDWAGMVVSVGALEAVSGGSVSSSTAWYMPYSLGFQVSLTAFLMLELVLGFSSNMTVLVLYCSQSNLVDSVSNMVTVNLHVLDVVLCVLCLPLTLVVVLLPPGPNLALLCCFHEACVTFASISTAINVLVISVDRYDISVRPANRLLTPRRAGLLLTAVWATSLAVFFIPFLEVEFLTGGSENGKPIPASSSSAATTVAPVWRNRTLLCVGGQGYHTGLAMYYHLLLQVPIFFTTVAVMLFTYSRILRALNIRIGSHIKNSQRFRRPHCRGGRKRQKQKARLGVIEGGEQCTDTSKPLSHPPCIPPISTATSPPALSSDPLVSLEGPATAAPVPGPTVQASVSAIIALRRAVRRHRDRRERQRRVFRMSLLIISTFLGCWAPLSMANLLILGLGPSDTLVSMRLWFLALAYGTTVSHPLLYAFTRQKLRRALRAKVKKRVVSLLQLDPSPGGTVIHNSWVKPRKGCQLRLEGSDATGRCLAEPL from the coding sequence ATGGAGACGGACAGCTACACCCCGACCCCTGTCCCCAGCGACTGGGCTGGGATGGTGGTGAGTGTCGGGGCCCTGGAGGCGGTCTCAGGGGGGAGTGTCTCCTCCAGCACAGCCTGGTACATGCCCTACTCCCTGGGCTTCCAAGTGTCCCTGACTGCCTTCCTTATGCTGGAGCTGGTGCTGGGCTTCAGCAGCAACATGACGGTGCTGGTGCTCTACTGCTCTCAGTCCAACCTGGTTGACTCGGTCAGCAACATGGTCACGGTCAACCTGCATGtgctggatgtggtgttgtgcGTGCTGTGTCTTCCTCTGACCCTGGTGGTGGTGCTGCTACCTCCAGGGCCAAACCTGGCCCTGCTCTGCTGCTTCCACGAGGCCTGTGTCACTTTTGCCTCCATCTCTACTGCCATTAACGTGCTGGTCATTAGTGTGGACCGCTACGACATCTCCGTCCGGCCCGCCAACCGGTTGCTCACCCCGCGGAGGGCAGGGCTGTTGCTGACTGCTGTCTGGGCCACGTCTCTGGCCGTCTTCTTCATCCCTTTCCTGGAGGTGGAGTTTCTCACAGGAGGCTCGGAGAATGGGAAGCCCATCCCCGCCTCATCCTCCTCCGCCGCCACCACCGTGGCGCCTGTGTGGCGTAACCGGACGCTGCTGTGTGTGGGCGGCCAGGGCTACCACACAGGCTTGGCTATGTACTACCACCTCCTGCTGCAGGTGCCCATCTTCTTTACCACGGTGGCAGTCATGCTGTTCACATACTCACGGATCCTGCGGGCCTTGAACATTCGCATCGGCTCCCATATTAAGAACAGCCAGCGCTTCAGGCGCCCACACTGTAGGGGGGGCCGTAAGAGACAGAAGCAGAAGGCAAGACTGggagtgatagagggaggagagcagTGTACAGACACAAGCAAGccgctctctcaccctccctgcaTCCCCCCCATCTCCACAGCCACCTCCCCCCCAGCCCTGTCCTCAGACCCTCTGGTCAGCTTAGAAGGCCCTGCCACTGCTGCCCCTGTCCCCGGTCCCACTGTCCAGGCGTCTGTGTCGGCCATCATTGCACTGCGGCGGGCTGTGAGGCGTCACCGGGACCGGCGGGAGCGCCAGCGGCGCGTCTTCAGGATGTCCCTCCTCATCATCTCCACCTTCCTGGGCTGCTGGGCTCCTCTGTCCATGGCCAATTTGCTGATCCTGGGCCTGGGCCCCAGCGACACCCTGGTCAGCATGCGCCTGTGGTTCCTGGCCCTGGCCTATGGCACCACTGTCTCCCACCCACTGCTCTATGCCTTCACGAGGCAGAAGCTGCGGCGTGCCCTCAGGGCCAAGGTAAAGAAGCGGGTGGTGTCCCTGCTGCAGTTGGACCCCTCGCCAGGAGGGACAGTCATACACAACTCCTGGGTGAAGCCAAGGAAGGGATGTCAGTTACGGCTGGAGGGCAGCGACGCCACTGGCCGTTGCCTGGCAGAGCCCCTGTGA